A window of the Natronomonas salina genome harbors these coding sequences:
- the menD gene encoding 2-succinyl-5-enolpyruvyl-6-hydroxy-3-cyclohexene-1-carboxylic-acid synthase, with protein MTVNELWGTAIADELAKAGVEAAVLSPGSRSTPLTVALADHPDIETYSQLDERSAAYFALGRAKRTGEPTPLVSTSGTALANFHPAVVEADSARVPMLLLTADRPPELQDSGANQTVDQEKLYGDSVRQYRKLPEPEAADRKLRSLRTAVCRAIATAAGTEPGPVHLDVPFRKPLEPGAGPGAAPKGVPDGSVPAGFPEAYPLAVEGRDGPFVETTRGRAALAQGDRRALAEAISGAGSGLIVCGPADRPSPARDALLGLARASGFPVAADPLSGARFGVHVGMDGATVLGGYDTYLPTIDADPEVVVRFGASPTSKPLRHYLRDSGARQFVVDPAGGWREATFTATDLVVADETRLATELASAVDRDPGGYADRLRAAERDYWELVAGAEPEEGAVLAEVVDGAPDPATLFVSNSMPVRDLDRFGRPRTANLTVLGNRGASGIDGITSTGLGAGSATDDPLVIVTGDLAYYHDMNGLLTISRCDVDATIVCVNNDGGGIFHLLPIEEHDAFDEWFRTPHGLDFEHSADLYGLEFARTDDRAEFRELYAESVKIDGSQVIEFVADSQRNHDDRRALQERVLDSM; from the coding sequence ATGACCGTCAACGAGCTGTGGGGGACGGCGATCGCCGACGAACTCGCGAAGGCGGGCGTCGAGGCGGCCGTCCTGTCGCCGGGGAGCCGCTCGACGCCGCTGACCGTCGCCCTCGCCGACCACCCGGATATCGAGACGTACTCGCAGCTCGACGAGCGCTCGGCGGCGTACTTCGCGCTGGGTCGCGCCAAACGGACGGGGGAGCCGACGCCGCTGGTTTCGACCTCCGGGACCGCCCTGGCGAACTTCCACCCGGCGGTCGTCGAGGCCGACAGCGCCAGGGTGCCGATGCTCCTGTTGACCGCCGACCGGCCGCCGGAACTGCAGGACAGCGGCGCCAACCAGACCGTCGACCAGGAGAAGCTCTACGGCGATTCGGTCCGGCAGTACCGCAAGCTCCCGGAACCGGAGGCCGCCGACCGGAAGCTCAGGTCGCTCCGGACGGCAGTCTGTCGCGCCATCGCGACCGCGGCGGGGACCGAACCGGGACCGGTCCACCTCGACGTCCCCTTCCGCAAGCCGCTGGAACCCGGCGCCGGCCCCGGTGCCGCGCCGAAGGGCGTCCCGGACGGCTCGGTTCCGGCCGGGTTCCCGGAGGCGTACCCCCTGGCCGTCGAGGGGCGGGACGGCCCCTTCGTGGAGACGACACGCGGGCGCGCGGCTTTGGCACAGGGTGACCGTCGAGCACTCGCCGAGGCGATCTCGGGGGCGGGCTCGGGGCTGATCGTCTGCGGGCCCGCGGACCGACCGTCGCCGGCCCGCGACGCCCTGCTCGGCCTCGCCCGCGCGAGCGGCTTCCCGGTCGCCGCCGACCCGCTCTCGGGGGCCAGGTTCGGCGTCCACGTCGGGATGGACGGGGCCACCGTCCTCGGCGGGTACGATACCTACCTGCCTACGATCGACGCCGACCCCGAGGTGGTCGTCCGCTTCGGCGCGTCACCGACCTCGAAGCCCCTCCGGCACTACCTCCGGGACTCCGGGGCCCGACAGTTCGTCGTCGACCCGGCGGGCGGCTGGCGGGAGGCGACGTTCACCGCGACAGACCTCGTGGTCGCCGACGAGACCCGGCTGGCGACCGAACTCGCGAGCGCGGTCGACCGCGACCCCGGTGGCTACGCCGACCGACTCCGCGCGGCCGAACGCGACTACTGGGAGCTCGTCGCCGGCGCGGAGCCCGAAGAGGGCGCCGTCCTCGCGGAGGTCGTCGACGGCGCCCCGGATCCGGCGACGCTCTTCGTCTCGAACTCGATGCCGGTCCGCGACCTCGACCGGTTCGGGCGGCCCCGGACCGCGAACCTCACCGTCCTCGGCAACCGCGGCGCCTCGGGCATCGACGGCATCACCTCGACGGGCCTCGGCGCCGGGTCGGCCACCGACGACCCGCTCGTCATCGTGACCGGTGACCTGGCCTACTACCACGACATGAACGGGCTGCTCACCATCTCGCGGTGCGACGTCGACGCGACGATCGTCTGCGTCAACAACGACGGCGGCGGCATCTTCCACCTCCTCCCCATCGAGGAGCACGACGCCTTCGACGAGTGGTTCCGGACGCCGCACGGGCTGGACTTCGAGCACTCCGCGGACCTCTACGGCCTGGAGTTCGCCCGCACCGACGACCGCGCGGAGTTCCGGGAGCTGTACGCGGAGTCCGTCAAGATCGACGGCTCGCAGGTCATCGAGTTCGTCGCGGACAGCCAGCGGAACCACGACGACCGGCGGGCGTTGCAGGAGCGGGTCCTCGACTCGATGTGA